A genomic segment from Triticum dicoccoides isolate Atlit2015 ecotype Zavitan chromosome 1A, WEW_v2.0, whole genome shotgun sequence encodes:
- the LOC119286722 gene encoding formin-like protein 5, which translates to MSRHHHHHHHDPAPPPCCSCCACGCSPPPCGYYAVPPPQPAPGSDQLLHAIAAHLLLSSAPPPPPQPQPHPQPHPQPPPNPAAHHANLYASYAYQHQHQHQQQPGSAPHAAYSHPPAAAPAPPPPQHQHQQPNPPDHGQLLLHSLLRRVAALETTLPHCFPSPPAPPHPQQPNPRRHHRAAHAHQEDPRSRSPSPPPPPPPRRARRGPPSERELAARTIQEHFRRFLARRSRTLRQLKELAMLRSKAASLRAALSGSGRRRCKDPMAVSEAALGMLYRLDGIQGGDPMIREGKHAVSRELGRILEFVDKVLLKEQEEMGVDGAFDDYPEGCHGMNRPTVNRKVSFRGNEANTEADESSESSSSAEADERKAANSKKSANGKPGLAAPVPVHMESRRTGGEM; encoded by the exons ATGtctcgccaccaccaccaccaccaccacgacccGGCCCCGCCGCCCTGCTGCTCCTGCTGCGCCTGCGGCTGCTCCCCGCCGCCGTGCGGCTACTACGCGGTGCCCCCTCCCCAGCCGGCGCCCGGGTCCGACCAGCTCCTCCACGCCATCGCCGCGCATCTCCTGCTCAGCTCCGCGCCCCCGCCTCCCCCACAACCCCAGCCCCACCCGCAGCCCCACCCTCAGCCGCCGCCGAATCCCGCCGCGCACCACGCGAATCTCTACGCCTCCTACGCTtaccagcaccagcaccagcaccagcagcAGCCGGGATCCGCCCCCCACGCGGCCTATTCCCACCCGCCCGCGGCcgcccctgcgccgccgccgccgcagcatcAGCACCAGCAGCCGAACCCGCCCGACCACGGCCAGCTGCTGCTCCACTCGCTCCTCCGCCGCGTGGCCGCGCTCGAGACCACCCTGCCGCACTGCTTCCCCTCCCCTCCCGCACCGCCGCATCCCCAGCAGCCCAACCCCCGCCGGCATCACCGCGCCGCGCACGCGCACCAGGAGGACCCGCGGTCGCGGTCGCcctcgcccccgcccccgcccccgccgcgtCGCGCGCGCCGGGGGCCGCCGTCCGAGAGGGAGCTCGCGGCGCGCACCATCCAGGAGcacttccgccgcttcctggcgcgGCGCTCCCGCACGCTGCGCCAGCTCAAGGAGCTCGCCATGCTCCGCTCTAAGGCCGCGTCCCTCCGGGCGGCCCTCTccggctccggccgccgccggtgcAAGGACCCCATGGCCGTCTCGGAGGCCGCCCTGGGCATGCTCTACCGCCTCGACGGGATCCAG GGAGGGGACCCCATGATCCGGGAGGGGAAGCACGCCGTGAGCCGGGAGCTCGGCCGGATACTGGAGTTCGTTGACAAGGTGCTCCTCAAAGAGCAGGAGGAGATGGGCGTGGACGGCGCATTCGACGATTATCCTGAAGGTTGTCATGGGATGAATCGCCCAACTGTGAACAGGAAGGTAAGTTTCCGCGGTAATGAGGCCAATACCGAGGCTGATGAGAGCTCTGAGAGCTCGAGTTCTGCCGAGGCCGATGAGAGGAAGGCTGCAAACAGCAAGAAGAGTGCCAATGGCAAGCCTGGGCTTGCAGCCCCAGTGCCAGTACACATGGAGTCAAGGAGAACTGGAGGGGAAATGTGA